In Sphaeramia orbicularis chromosome 1, fSphaOr1.1, whole genome shotgun sequence, a genomic segment contains:
- the ednraa gene encoding endothelin receptor type Aa produces the protein MGTPAVHILLLLMACMAARGMCQINRAEAEKKKPGFLVHSTLQSAGFHSSTIRPSLGPELQMGAQAQAVGSGPVNETVMKRPMQPPPCVRSTSINVYFKYINTVISITVFVVGLIGNATLLRIIYQNKCMRNGPNALIASLALGDLIYLTIEKPINVYKLLMSDWPFAESFFGLFLCKLVPFVQKASVGITVLNLCALSVDRYRAVASWSRVQGVGIPLFTVIEIVSIWLLSLILAIPEAIGFDIVTFSYRNETIHTCMLFPKSDFMMFYKDAKDWWLFGFYFCMPLTCTAVFYTLMTGEMLNHRNGSLRIALSEHLKQRREVAKAVFCLVLIFALCWFPLHLSRILKKVVYYQNDESRCELFNFLLVLDYLGSNMATINSCINPIILYFVSKKFKNCFKSCLCCWCYSDNQLSSIGAMNGTSIQCKSPEPNNLHTDRSIRKDSD, from the exons ATGGGCACCCCAGCTGTGCATATATTGTTGCTGCTAATGGCCTGTATGGCGGCCAGAGGAATGTGCCAGATAAACAGAGCTGAAGCAGAGAAGAAGAAACCAGGCTTTCTGGTCCACTCCACCCTACAGTCTGCGGGTTTCCACAGCAGCACCATCCGTCCCAGCCTGGGACCCGAGCTCCAGATGGGGGCACAAGCACAAGCAGTGGGATCTGGCCCCGTCAATGAAACTGTCATGAAGAGGCCAATGCAACCCCCGCCGTGTGTTAGATCTACCTCCATTAATGTCTATTTTAAGTACATCAACACGGTCATTTCCATTACAGTGTTTGTGGTTGGTTTGATTGGGAACGCCACCCTGCTAAGGATTATATACCAGAACAAGTGTATGAGAAACGGGCCGAATGCTCTCATAGCCAGTCTGGCTCTGGGAGACCTTATCTACTTAACCATCGAAAAACCCATCAATGTGTACAAG CTCCTGATGTCAGATTGGCCATTCGCTGAAAGCTTTTTTGGCCTGTTTCTGTGTAAGCTGGTTCCCTTTGTGCAGAAAGCTTCGGTTGGCATCACTGTTCTCAACCTGTGTGCCCTCAGTGTGGACAG GTACAGAGCTGTGGCGTCCTGGAGCAGAGTGCAGGGAGTTGGCATCCCTCTATTTACAGTCATTGAGATTGTGTCTATTTGGCTGCTGTCACTCATTCTGGCCATCCCAGAGGCTATCGGCTTCGACATAGTCACCTTCAGCTACAGAAATGAAACCATACACACCTGCATGCTTTTCCCCAAATCTGACTTCATGATG TTCTATAAGGACGCAAAGGACTGGTGGCTGTTTGGCTTCTACTTCTGTATGCCACTGACCTGTACGGCAGTGTTTTACACCCTGATGACCGGAGAGATGCTCAACCACAGGAACGGCAGCCTGCGCATCGCACTCAGTGAACACCTCAAACAG AGGAGGGAAGTAGCCAAAGCCGTCTTCTGCCTCGTCCTCATCTTCGCCCTGTGCTGGTTTCCACTGCATCTCAGCAGGATCCTGAAGAAGGTGGTGTACTACCAGAATGATGAGTCACGCTGTGAGCTGTTCAA ttttctacTGGTCTTGGATTACCTTGGTAGCAACATGGCAACAATCAACTCCTGCATAAATCCCATTATCCTTTACTTTGTCAGCAAGAAGTTCAAAAATTGCTTCAAG TCATGTTTGTGCTGCTGGTGCTACTCCGACAACCAGCTGAGCAGCATTGGAGCCATGAACGGAACCAGTATCCAGTGTAAAAGCCCTGAACCCAATAACCTTCACACTGACCGTAGCATCAGGAAAGACAGCGACTGA